Genomic window (Thermus filiformis):
AAGGTGAGGAGGCTTCGCACCGGCCGCTGGGTCAGGTTGCGCAGGACGAGGTAGAGGACTTCCACCCCTCCATCCTACCGGCGAAGCCCCCGAAAAAGGTGGGCCCCGCCTCATACCCTTTTCTCCGGGTTCCTTCGCTCACGTGACCCCGCCAGAAGGCTAAGGCTTTACCGGGGCCCCCGTCCCAGCGCAAGCTGGGACGGGGTGGTCTACCGGGGCCCCCAGCTTGGCGCAAGCCAAGCTGGGGTGGTATCATAAGAAACCCGGGTAATCCATTCCCTCAACATCCCCCCGGCCACCAGTGGAAGAGGGTGTGGTCCCGGATGAGGTCCGGCCGGGTTTGGAGATACGCACACCGCTCGGCCACCCTCTCCCAGAGGTCTTTTTCATCCCGGACCCGGCCATTGGCCACCGCCGCATCTACCAAAGGCCACACCCTTTCCACCGGCTGCAGCTCCGGGGAGTACGGGGGCAGAAACACCAGACCCACCCCCTCCGGCACCTTTAGTTCCTTGCTCACATGCCACCCCGCACGGTCCAGGACCACCAGGACCCAGCGGTCCCTTCCTGCCCCCCTGAGCCGGGCAAAGCGCCGCAGGACTTCAGAGAACTCTTTCGTCCCTACCGAGGGCAGCAGCCAGAACTCGCTCTCTCCCGTGCCCGGCCGCACAAAGGCGTAGACGTAGAGCCAGCGGTACCTCGGCCGCACCCAGGCCACCGGTGTCTCCCCCCGAGGGGCCCAGACCCGGCGGTACACCGGCTTCAACCCCAGTCGGTGCTCGTCAAAGCTCCAGAGCTCTATCGTCAGCCGGGGCAGAAGAAACTTGAAGAGAACGAGGAGGAAGAAGAGTTTTT
Coding sequences:
- a CDS encoding IS630 family transposase, producing KLFFLLVLFKFLLPRLTIELWSFDEHRLGLKPVYRRVWAPRGETPVAWVRPRYRWLYVYAFVRPGTGESEFWLLPSVGTKEFSEVLRRFARLRGAGRDRWVLVVLDRAGWHVSKELKVPEGVGLVFLPPYSPELQPVERVWPLVDAAVANGRVRDEKDLWERVAERCAYLQTRPDLIRDHTLFHWWPGGC